A window of the Nomia melanderi isolate GNS246 unplaced genomic scaffold, iyNomMela1 scaffold0168, whole genome shotgun sequence genome harbors these coding sequences:
- the LOC143175715 gene encoding LOW QUALITY PROTEIN: NADH-ubiquinone oxidoreductase chain 4-like (The sequence of the model RefSeq protein was modified relative to this genomic sequence to represent the inferred CDS: substituted 2 bases at 2 genomic stop codons) — IPIFIFHSWLLKAHVEAPVIGSIILAGILLKLGIYGLIRFMLIFIKNFIEFNEIIIYFRIVGSILISILCIRQIDMKILVAYSSVVHIGLTLRGMITLINSGIKGRYIIIISHGLGSSGLFFLVNLCYLSRNRRLILINKGLINLYPRMSLIXFLLCTSNLSAPLSLNSISEIFLIISLVNXNFFNLFILIILIFFRFFYSLNLFRYTQHGEFNFCKINKYSLIDYLIVLSH, encoded by the coding sequence attcctatatttatatttcattcttggtTATTAAAAGCTCATGTTGAAGCTCCTGTTATTGGGTCAATAATTTTAGCagggattttattaaaattaggaatttatggtttaattcgatttatgttaatatttataaaaaattttattgaatttaatgaaattattatatattttagaattgttggatcaatattaattagtattttatgtatacgtcaaattgatatgaaaattttagtagctTATTCTTCAGTTGTTCATATAGGGTTAACATTAAGGGGaatgataacattaataaatagtggaattaaagggagatatataataataatttctcatggctTAGGTTCATCagggttattttttttagtaaatttatgttatttatcaagaaatagacgattaatattaataaataaaggattaataaatttatatcctagaatgtctttaatatgatttttattatgtacatcaaatttatctgctccattatcattaaattcaattagtgaaatttttttaattataagtttagttaattgaaatttttttaatttatttattttaataattttaatattttttagatttttttattcattaaatttatttaggtacacacaacatggtgaatttaatttttgtaaaattaataaatatagtttaatagattacttaattgttttatctcattga